One part of the Glycine soja cultivar W05 chromosome 11, ASM419377v2, whole genome shotgun sequence genome encodes these proteins:
- the LOC114375336 gene encoding 3-isopropylmalate dehydrogenase 2, chloroplastic-like has product MAASLQLFQCKLARPFRSFPLRRSTPPLSLRCCASPPSSYSITLIPGDGIGPEIISVAKDVLVLVGSLEGIKFEFQEVLMGGAALDATGVPLPDDTLSAAKQSHAVLLGAVGGYKWDKNEKHLKPETGLLQIRKELGVFANLRPATVYSPLVDASTLKREVAEGVDIMLIRELTGGIYFGEPRGFGTNENGEEIGFNTEIYATHEIDRIAHFAFKVAQKRCGKLCSVDKANVLEASMLWRKRFLAIAQEYPDVELSHMYVDNASMQLIRNPKQFDTMVTNNIFGDILSDEASMVTGSIGMLPSASLGASGPGLFEPIHGSAPDIAGQDKANPFATVLSAAMLLRYGLGEEKAAKRIENAVVDTLNRGFRTGDIYSAGTKLVGCKQLGEEILKSVESNVHAGAATV; this is encoded by the exons ATGGCGGCTTCTCTGCAACTGTTCCAATGCAAACTAGCGAGACCCTTTCGGTCCTTCCCTTTGCGAAGGTCAACTCCCCCTCTGAGTCTGAGGTGTTGCGCTTCGCCCCCTTCTTCCTACAGCATCACTCTCATTCCCGGCGATGGTATCGGCCCCGAAATCATCTCTGTGGCCAAAGACGTTCTTGTCCTCGTGGGTTCTCTCGAAGGGATCAAATTCGAGTTCCAAGAGGTTCTTATGGGTGGAGCTGCATTGGATGCCACCGGAGTCCCTTTACCCGATGATACCCTTTCTGCCGCTAAGCAATCTCATGCCGTTTTGCTTGGTGCTGTTGGAGGTTATAAATGGGATAAGAACGAGAAACATCTCAAGCCTGAGACTGGCTTGCTTCAGATACGTAAAGAGCTTGGAGTATTTGCAAATCTTAGACCAGCTACCGTATACTCTCcg TTAGTGGATGCTTCAACTTTGAAGAGAGAGGTTGCTGAAGGGGTCGATATCATGCTTATAAGGGAACTCACTGGAG GTATCTATTTTGGAGAACCCAGGGGCTTTGGCACCAATGAAAATGGTGAAGAGATTGGCTTTAATACTGAGATTTATGCTACACATGAG ATAGATCGCATAGCTCATTTTGCATTTAAGGTTGCTCAGAAGCGTTGTGGGAAACTTTGTTCTGTTGACAAAGCCAATGTACTAGAG GCATCAATGTTATGGAGAAAGAGATTTTTGGCAATAGCGCAAGAATATCCTGATGTTGAGCTCTCACATATGTATGTTGATAATGCTTCAATGCAACTAATTCGCAATCCAAAACAG TTTGACACCATGGTGACAAACAACATTTTTGGCGATATATTATCAGATGAGGCTTCAATGGTCACTGGAAGTATTGGGATGCTTCCTTCTGCTAGCCTTGGGGCTTcg GGACCTGGACTTTTTGAACCCATACATGGTTCTGCACCTGATATTGCCGGACAG GACAAGGCAAATCCATTTGCTACTGTTCTTAGTGCTGCTATGCTTTTGAGGTATGGCCTAGGAGAAGAAAAGGCAGCTAAAAGAATAGAGAATGCAGTGGTGGACACTTTGAACAGGGGATTTCGAACTGGTGACATATATTCTGCAGGAACA AAGCTGGTAGGATGCAAACAGTTAGGTGAAGAGATACTGAAGTCAGTTGAATCTAACGTTCATGCTGGTGCTGCTACAGTGTGA
- the LOC114376667 gene encoding mediator of RNA polymerase II transcription subunit 15a-like — protein MDNNNWRPNQGTEANMDTSDWRGGLHHESRQRIVNKIMDTLKRHLPVTGQEGLHELQKIAQRFEEKIFTAATSQSDYLRKISLKMLTMETKSQGSMAPNLPTNQGGPSNKPPDPGLGIPPQVHNPGQQHPIPMPNQPPNRQQLLPQNIQNSIASQPSNIAQAPIQNVGQNNPNMQNIPGQNSVGSTISQNSNMQNMFPGSQRQIQGRQQVVPQQQQQQSQNSQQYIYQQQMQHQLLRQKLQQQQQQQQQQQQQQQQQQQQQQNLLQSNQLQSSQQPAIQTSTVMQQPSMMQASLPSIQHNQQSNNQQSTQSVLQQHSQVIRQQQHQQTSIIHQQQTPMTQQSILPTQQQQQQQLMGAQANAPNMHHTQILGSQNNVGDLQQPQRLLTQQNNLSNLQQQQLINQQNNLSNMHQQLGNNVPGLQPQQVLGPQSGNSGMQTSQHSAHVLQQSQQNASNLLPSQVQQSQPQAPQQQLMPQIQSQPAQLQQQLGLQQQPNPLQRDVQQRLQASGPLLQQSNVLDQQKQLYQSQRPLPETSSTSLDSTAQTGQSSGGDWQEEVYQKIKSMKESYLPELNEMYQKIVSKLQQHDSLPQQPKSDQLEKLKVFKMMLERIITFLQVSKSNISPNFKEKLNSYEKQIINFINTNRPRKNMPGHLLPPHMHSMPQSQPQVTQVQSHENQMNPQLQTTNMQGSVATMQQNNMAGMQHNSLSGVSTVQQSKMNSMQPSTNLDSGPGNAVNSLQQVPVSSLQQNPVSAPQQTNVNSLSSQAGVNVVQPNLNPLQPGSSMLQHQQLKQQQEQQMLQNQQLKQQYQRQLLQRKQQQMLQQQQQQQQQQQQLHQTSKQQLPAQLPTHQIQQLHQMNDANDIKMRQGIGVKPGVFQQHLTSSQRSAYPHQQMKGSPFPVSSPQLLQATSPQIPQHSSPQVDQQNHLPSLTKVATPLQSANSPFGVPTPSPPLAPSPMPGDSEKLISGVSSISNAANIGYQQTGGAAAPGQSLAIGTPGISASPLLAEFTGPDGAHGNSLAPTSGKSTVTEQPIERLIKAVKSMSPKALSSAVSDIGSVVSMNDRIAGSAPGNGSRAAVGEDLVAMTNCRLQARNFITQDGANGTRRMKRYTNATPLNVVTSAGSMNDSIKQLAAEASDLDSTATSRFKMPRIEANHSLLEEIREVNQRLIDTVVDISNEEVDPTAAAAAAEGTEGTIVKCSYNAVALSPSLKSQYASAQMSPIQPLRLLVPTNYPNCSPILLDKFPVESSKENEDLSVKAKSRFSISLRSLSQPMSLGEIARTWDVCARTVISEHAQQSGGGSFSSKYGTWENCLTT, from the exons ATGGATAACAATAATTGGAGACCTAATCAAGGCACTGAAGCCAATATGGATACTAGTGATTGGAGAGGTGGACTGCATCATGAGTCACGCCAAAGAATTGTTAACAAAAT aaTGGACACATTAAAAAGACATCTTCCTGTTACTGGTCAAGAGGGATTGCATGAACTTCAGAAGAttgctcaaaggtttgaagagaaGATTTTTACTGCTGCAACAAGCCAG TCTGATTATCTACGGAAAATATCTTTGAAGATGCTTACGATGGAGACTAAATCCCAGGGCTCCATGGCCCCCAACTTACCTACAAATCAAGGTGGCCCTAGTAATAAACCTCCTGATCCAG gaCTTGGTATTCCACCTCAAGTTCATAATCCAGGGCAGCAACATCCTATTCCTATGCCCAATCAACCTCCGAACCGTCAACAGCTTCTACCTCAGAACATTCAAAATAGTATTGCGTCTCAACCTTCGAATATAGCCCAGGCTCCCATCCAAAATGTTGGGCAGAATAATCCCAACATGCAGAATATTCCTGGTCAGAATTCGGTGGGGAGCACCATTAGCCAAAATTCCAACATGCAAAATATGTTTCCTGGTTCCCAGAGACAAATTCAAGGAAGGCAACAGGTTGTtccccaacaacaacagcagcaatCACAAAATTCGCAGCAGTATATCTACCAGCAACAAATGCAACATCAACTTTTGAGGCAGAagctccaacaacaacaacagcagcagcagcagcagcagcagcagcagcagcaacaacaacaacagcagcagaATCTTCTACAATCAAATCAGTTGCAATCTTCTCAGCAACCTGCCATCCAAACATCAACTGTTATGCAGCAACCTTCCATGATGCAAGCATCTCTACCTAGCATTCAGCACAATCAACAGTCTAATAATCAACAATCAACACAGTCTGTGCTTCAGCAACACTCCCAAGTTATCAGGCAACAGCAACACCAACAGACTTCGATCATTCATCAACAACAAACACCGATGACTCAACAGTCAATATTACCTAcacaacagcagcagcagcagcagcttaTGGGGGCACAGGCAAATGCACCAAACATGCACCATACCCAAATACTTGGGTCACAAAATAATGTTGGTGATTTGCAGCAGCCACAGAGGTTACTTACTCAGCAGAATAATCTTTCAAACCTGCAGCAGCAACAGTTAATAAATCAGCAAAACAACCTATCAAATATGCATCAACAGCTGGGTAATAATGTCCCTGGGTTACAGCCACAGCAGGTCCTTGGACCTCAATCTGGCAACTCAGGCATGCAAACAAGCCAGCACTCTGCACACGTGCTACAACAATCACAGCAAAATGCATCAAATTTGTTACCATCTCAAGTGCAGCAGTCACAGCCTCAGGCTCCACAGCAGCAATTGATGCCACAGATTCAATCTCAACCTGCACAATTGCAACAACAGTTGGGTTTGCAACAGCAACCAAATCCCTTGCAACGAGATGTGCAGCAAAGACTTCAGGCCTCAGGTCCCTTACTTCAACAATCAAATGTTCTTGATCAACAAAAGCAGTTGTACCAATCACAAAGACCCCTTCCAGAAACTTCATCCA cTTCTCTGGATTCAACAGCACAGACTGGACAGTCAAGTGGAGGTGATTGGCAAGAAGAAGTGTATCAAAAG ATCAAATCTATGAAGGAAAGTTACTTGCCAGAGTTGAATGAAATGTATCAAAAAATAGTTAGTAAACTTCAGCAG CATGATTCCCTTCCACAACAGCCCAAGTCAGATCAACTTGAAAAGCTGAAGGTATTTAAAATGATGTTGGAACGAATTATAACATTCCTTCAGGTTTCCAAGAGCAACATCTCACCTAATTTCAAGGAGAAACTGAATTCATATGAGAAGcagattataaattttataaatacaaataGACCTAGGAAAAACATGCCTGGACATCTTCTCCCACCTCATATGCATTCCATGCCACAATCACAACCCCAAGTTACTCAAGTGCAGTCTCATGAAAATCAAATGAACCCTCAGTTGCAAACAACAAATATGCAAGGCTCTGTAGCAACAATGCAGCAGAATAATATGGCAGGCATGCAGCATAATTCTCTGTCTGGTGTATCTACAGTACAACAGAGTAAGATGAATTCAATGCAACCAAGTACCAATTTAGATTCAGGACCAGGAAATGCTGTGAACTCCCTGCAACAGGTTCCAGTTAGCTCACTTCAACAAAACCCTGTTAGTGCTCCTCAACAAACTAATGTTAACTCCTTATCTTCACAAGCTGGGGTTAATGTAGTCCAACCAAATCTTAATCCCCTTCAGCCAGGTTCTAGTATGCTTCAACACCAGCAACTAAAACAACAGCAGGAACAACAGATGTTACAGAATCAACAGTTAAAACAACAATACCAGCGGCAATTGTTGCAGAGAAAACAACAGCAGATGTTACAGCAGCAACAgcaacagcagcagcaacaacaacagttaCACCAGACATCAAAGCAGCAGCTGCCTGCACAGTTGCCAACACATCAAATACAACAACTTCACCAAATGAATGATGCAAATGACATAAAGATGAGGCAAGGAATCGGTGTTAAGCCAGGGGTCTTTCAGCAGCATCTTACTTCCAGTCAACGCTCAGCTTATCCCCATCAACAGATGAAAGGGAGTCCTTTTCCTGTTTCTTCTCCTCAACTCCTTCAGGCCACATCTCCTCAGATTCCACAACACTCATCTCCTCAGGTTGACCAACAAAACCACCTTCCATCTCTCACAAAAGTTGCTACCCCTCTGCAATCTGCTAACTCACCTTTTGGGGTACCCACTCCTTCACCTCCCTTGGCTCCATCTCCCATGCCAGGGGATTCTGAAAAGCTGATTTCTGGTGTTTCATCGATCTCAAATGCTGCAAATATTGGATATCAACAAACAGGGGGTGCAGCAGCACCTGGTCAATCCCTTGCCATTGGAACGCCTGGAATATCAGCCTCTCCTTTACTTGCAGAGTTCACTGGTCCTGATGGTGCTCATGGTAATTCTTTAGCACCCACTTCTGGAAAGTCAACTGTTACTGAGCAGCCTATTGAGCGCCTAATAAAAGCG GTGAAATCAATGTCACCAAAAGCATTAAGTTCTGCTGTCAGTGATATTGGTTCAGTTGTCAGCATGAACGATAGAATAGCAGGATCAGCTCCAGGTAATGGATCCAGAGCTGCTGTTGGCGAAGATTTGGTTGCTATGACTAATTGTCGTCTTCAGGCTAGAAATTTTATCACCCAAGATGGTGCCAATGGAACTAGGAGGATGAAGCGCTACACCAATGCAACACCTTTGAATGTTGTAACTTCTGCTGGTAGCATGAATGACAGTATCAAGCAGTTAGCTGCTGAGGCTTCTGATTTGGATTCAACTGCAACATCTAGATTCAAGATGCCGAGGATTGAG GCTAATCATTCCCTTTTGGAAGAAATTAGGGAGGTTAATCAGCGACTTATTGACACAGTAGTAGACATAAGTAACGAAGAAGTTGATCCAACGgcagctgctgctgctgctgaagGGACAGAAGGGACCATTGTCAAATGTTCTTACAATGCTGTGGCTCTCAGTCCGAGCTTAAAATCCCAATATGCTTCAGCACAGATG TCACCAATTCAACCCTTGCGATTGCTTGTTCCTACAAATTATCCTAATTGTTCCCCCATACTCCTAGACAAGTTTCCAGTTGAATCCAG TAAGGAgaatgaagatctttctgtgaAAGCGAAGTCAAGGTTTAGCATATCCTTGCGAAGTTTATCACAACCTATGTCCCTTGGGGAGATAGCAAGGACTTGGGATGTTTGTGCTCGCACTGTTATTTCTGAGCATGCACAGCAGAGCGGTGGTGGGAGTTTCAGCTCTAAGTATGGGACCTGGGAGAATTGCTTGACCACATGA
- the LOC114375335 gene encoding pentatricopeptide repeat-containing protein At1g80550, mitochondrial-like, which yields MRRGLISISRSSLLRPFQWHLSTATATTTPPPDDATVRQTLLSFNNDWKRALEFFNWVEESHSQFHHSTDTFNLMLDILGKFFEFKLCWDLIRRMNAHPSSPPNHATFRLMFKRYVSAHSVNDAIDTFNRLGEFNLKDHTSFSNLLDALCEYKHVLEAQDLLFGNDNRVTLSVDPIGNTKIHNMVLRGWFKLGWWSKCNEFWEEMDKKGVHKDLHSYSIYMDILCKGGKPWKAVKLFKEIKKKGFKLDVVVYNIVIRAIGLSHGVDFSIRVFREMKELGIKPTVVTYNTLIRLLCDCYRHKEALALLRTIMPSDGCHPTAVSYHCFFASMEKPKQILAMFDEMVESGVRPTMDTYVMLLNKFGRWGFLRPVFMVWNKMKQLGCSPDAAAYNALIDALVDKALIDMARKYDEEMLAKGLSPKPRKELGTKLLAADESQNTIQTQHY from the coding sequence ATGCGTCGTGGGTTGATTTCCATTTCACGTTCAAGTCTCCTTCGACCCTTTCAATGGCATCTATCCACAGCCACAGCCACAACCACACCTCCTCCCGATGACGCCACCGTTCGGCAAACGCTCCTCTCCTTCAACAATGACTGGAAGCGCGCCCTCGAGTTCTTCAACTGGGTAGAAGAGTCCCACTCCCAGTTCCATCACTCCACCGACACCTTCAACCTCATGCTCGACATTCTCGGTAAGTTCTTCGAGTTCAAGCTCTGCTGGGACCTCATTCGCCGCATGAACGCCCACCCCTCCTCTCCCCCCAACCACGCCACCTTCCGCCTCATGTTCAAGCGCTACGTCTCCGCCCACTCCGTCAACGACGCCATCGACACCTTCAATCGCCTCGGTGAATTCAACCTCAAGGACCACACCTCCTTCTCCAACCTCCTCGACGCCCTCTGCGAGTACAAACACGTCCTCGAGGCTCAGGACTTGCTCTTCGGAAACGACAACCGCGTGACCCTCAGCGTCGACCCAATCGGCAACACCAAGATCCACAACATGGTTCTCCGCGGCTGGTTCAAATTGGGGTGGTGGAGCAAGTGCAACGAGTTCTGGGAGGAAATGGACAAAAAAGGGGTTCACAAGGACTTGCACTCTTATTCAATTTACATGGATATTCTCTGCAAAGGTGGGAAACCTTGGAAGGCTGTGAAATTGTTCaaggagattaaaaaaaaaggtttcaaaTTAGATGTTGTGGTTTATAACATTGTCATTCGAGCCATTGGTCTATCCCATGGAGTTGATTTTTCAATTAGGGTTTTCCGTGAAATGAAGGAGTTGGGTATCAAACCCACTGTTGTCACTTACAACACCTTGATTAGGCTTCTGTGTGATTGCTATAGACACAAGGAGGCACTTGCGTTACTCCGAACCATCATGCCCAGCGATGGCTGCCACCCCACTGCCGTTTCTTACCATTGTTTTTTTGCCTCCATGGAGAAGCCTAAACAGATACTTGCTATGTTTGATGAGATGGTGGAGAGTGGGGTTAGGCCCACCATGGACACCTATGTCATGCTCCTCAACAAGTTTGGGAGGTGGGGGTTTCTTCGCCCGGTTTTTATGGTGTGGAATAAGATGAAGCAACTTGGGTGTAGTCCTGATGCTGCGGCTTACAATGCCTTGATAGATGCTCTTGTGGACAAGGCCCTCATAGATATGGCTAGGAAGTATGATGAGGAGATGTTAGCCAAAGGACTTTCACCTAAACCAAGGAAAGAGTTGGGGACAAAGCTGTTGGCTGCTGATGAATCTCAAAATACCATACAGACACAACACTACTAG